GCCAGCACAACTCGGTTCTTCCGATTGTCTTCTACTCCTCAATATCGGAGTACTCGACATATTCCTTACGCTAAAATTGAACAGTCTAGTGTGGTTAACCCTATGATTATGTTCAAACATTGCTTTGTCTCGCTTACTCCTATTTCTCTCTCGTTCACTCATACCAAAACTTCGTTTGTGACGGTGGTTTGAGATTATGTATTTCCCAGAATACGGGCATTCTTTTGATTCTGGATTACTAGCTGTAAcagaaacaataataaattacagattttatGTAGGATgtctttaattaatttatattgttggttggttggtatagtccgcgacaggttgagatggcaaacaGGGtaagaggggggggggggggcacccTGCACACCCACgtgtcacccacgctcgcccgtaCCAGGTgagcagggcgttccctccccgattataACATTTTTTTCGATCTTGTATATAGATACAAAAATGTATTAGCTATTCAATGGTAAAAAAATCTGCATCAGTCAttactacaatctcaattattgtctTTTAAGGTACCACTAGCTtaaccacagcactcaccactgcaccagggagttCGTCTTACTTCGTCAATTGCAAACGTAACATATTCTTAATAGGCATATTATACATACCAACTAAAGTAACGTAAGGTGCTGTGACAGCATTAAAATGATGCGTGGAGCAGGCATCATCCGGCCTAGAAGTGGGTGTGCCTCGCTGCAACTCAGCTATGTAGGTATCACGTCGGTATAGCACCACGCAGACGTATCGGGTCGCACTGAAAACATACAATGATAAGATGAGAAGCTAGTAAGGAAAAGGTATCATATTGtaccaaaaaataaatgtatggTTCCGATTGTTATATGCCACAAAACCtcacaggtaagttcgtttaattcATACGCAACATGCGTATGAGTCACCGCACCGCATAAGCGAACTTACCTGTGATATCGgtgatgattttaaaaatagagtaaaGTAAAAACTCGCCATAAACTGCTGTGCAGTTTGGCACGATGTAAATTgtagataatataatactatTGTAAGTgcattatcagtacccttattataaatgcgaaagtgtgtttgtttgttggtttgttggtttgtccttcaatcacgtcacaacggtgcaaaggattgacgtgattttttgcatgggtatagataaagacctagagagtgacataggctactttttatcccggaaaatgaaagagttcccacgggatttttataaaacctaattccacgcggacgaagtcgcgggcatcagctagtgattaataaatttaaaaaaatctttattgaaCACCGAACGACAAAAAatgatatacctattacctatctCCATATCAATTGTTTCTTTTATgtgaaataggtacttaccacaTACTTTATGGGGATATGTTTAAGGTACCTAAGCTACCGGCAGAGCCGCAGGTGAGATGGTTTTGTCGTACATTCAGTGCGCCTGATTTCATAGTATTATAGTGGTAGAATCAGTAGCTAATTGTTTGACGTAACTTACCAGTAGTGCTGCCAGTGAGCCACCAGAGCGATAGAGTCACCGCTAGATGAGCTGAATTTGACGTAAACGTAGTGAactttgtatagaagcaggcgttactttgcggaagtccatgatatacaatgaaccaaaagcttaatttgctgtaatccgctgaaacaagtcgaatctgtatggtgcaacatgcagcatgcgaaatgcacctttgtgtgtttgggatttgtgtggtgctgcgtggtggtggtgcgtattgcttgcctggtggctgcttcttcctgcatgtttagcagtgggaaggcgggcggtgcatttcgcatgctgcctgttgcaccatacagattcgacttgtttcagcggattatagcaaattaagcttttggttcattgtagtgAACTTTGTTCTTGATTAGGGTTTGGTTGGTGATGCGAGTGTGGATAGATGTACGCTGAAAAACCCACTAACTTAGATAATTACGAACGTTTTAACGTAACTTACCAGTGGTGCTGCCAGTGAGCTACCAGGGCGACAGAGTTACCGCTAGGTGAGCTGGCTTTGACATAAACGCAGTGAACTTTGATTTCAGCCCCGGTTTGGTTGGTGATGCGTAGCGTAGCGTTGCGCTGGTAGAATGTGTAGTTGCTACTGAAGTCGAGGGTGTGCCACGTAAGGGAGAACGTCATCCAAGAAGGGAATTGGCAGTTGAAGCGGACTGATACTGAAAATGAgaataaaatttgattttgaaaagCGATATCTGATGACCTCGCGGACTTATCGCTTAGGTTAAGATAGAGcatattttgactttgctcagacttacaaaaaaattaaactaagttGGTACATAAtacgtatttgttgagtaagtttttaattttaattcatatatcggtgcgcgagtccgactcgtacttggccatTTCTTTTTCTATTACTTACGTTTAAGCAtacttatttgaattaaaagTTTACTTAGCAACCAACTCcattaattagttttattttcttgTTACATCTCCTCACAGCTTAGATATGGGTTTGGTCACCTCAAACAACCGATTCttgtgtttttgttttaagaTTCAACATTCGCGAATTCCACATTATAAGAATTCAATATTTTACGAACTCAACATTCTGGGCCTGAAGGGGGAAGGGGGCTAGAAGCTTATAATAGGTTATGCaagagtttattttattttagttatgaaataaaatgttataaagACCTCTCTTCAAAGCCATAGTCCTGGACCCCTCCGTGGCACTGAAGAGGCCGTTGCAGGTCGCGTCGCCGGACTGCGCCACTCTGTACTCCACGCCGCCCGCCGGGGCCGGCCCTTCCTTCATACTGCTGCCTGAAGCTGGAAAAAGCAGAAGAtccttttcatcatcatgaccaacccattgCAAGCTCACTAGGCTACCACCGCGTTTTTTTATCCTTATAATAATGGCTGATTTCatacgtttaataaaaatgtttcaaGTCAAGTTTAGGATCAGCAAAATTGGGTCTCCTCTCtgtatgagaagagtttggccatagtccaccacgctagtcatgtgcggattggcagatgaAGCAAGAATATTGGGAATTTATTTATCCCTTATATAAATGTTTTCGGAAACTTAGAAAATATATACTCCCGAACCGTGCGCAAAACAAGCACAACAGACTGCCGCACAGTTCAGACCAGCcaaattaaaattgataaaCCGATCAGTAAAAATCCACAATATATAGATAAGTAATATCAAATAACAAATAAGCGTCAAAACGGAACGAAATGGACAGTTAACCAATCATGAgatacaatacgcggccgaaagtgatgaacatcggcctttagaatgacatttcatctttgtagagcgttgtctctgtcactcataaccaTATGatgctttgtcggtctcaacgaccgagacagtgttctacaaatctgctgtctccttctaaagatcgacgttcatcacttttggccgcgtactgtagtttagGTTACATTAGAATAGATCTTAGAAAAATAAAGGAAACCAAAAGAATACAAACCAAAAGCCAACCAAGTCTTACCAATACCATTTGTCTTCTCGTAGACGAAGCATCTGTAGCGGTCCTCGTTGCTGGTCGCGTGGTTGTGGTGCAGCTTCCCCACCAGGAAGCGCAAACTGCCCTCCTTCCACGTCGCCAGGCATTCCAGTTCTTCCACTGAAAAGAAAAAAGAGCCAGTCATATGCGAGTCGGAGTCGCACTCGAAGGATGccttgtgttgtttcggattgactgctacgtaggccctactggccgctacagcgtcaccgtgggggtggcgagcgcgaaactccgcctgggggtgagcctagggctcgaagaaatcaTTTGAGAGGTAGgagggcaacgtcctcctaaggacacctcctgtgaggctcggaccataGCTTAGTTAGTattgacgttgggatgggtggagttgttggactactggttagtccgtacgcccccgaggccgtggcgtgagtccacgtctgggtgacgttagaaatcttggaacgaagggttccgcatcatcgtacaagatatatcaTTTTTGTATGCAACACTGCGAGTTAATtatggacagcgccatctatgatgtgatttagtaatcTAAGTATTTGTTCgtgaacaaattttaatttttttgtaaccaCTTTActgttttctgatttttttctttacttgtaacccacctacctacctacctgccaaatttcatgagtcgGAGTAGGTAGTCGGTAGGTCCGGAGTACCGTACCTATAGGTTTTAATTCCCTTgtcttggcagacacgacagacacagtcagaacgaagtgatcatataggagttccttttttcctttgaagtacggaaccctaaaaatagttagTGTTCACTATAGTCCGACAGGTCGACGCGGAATGTTCAAATTCCTTCTTGTTTGTTATATAtgcaattaaatttttacaagtatttttgaatcgtcagatccATCTACTACTGGTTCAGAGTGCCTTTCCTACCTAGAATAATACCTATGTACTTTGTTGCACACATACCTACATGAACTTCTGAAGACAGACACATATTGGCCTAAAAGACCGGCAACGCAGTGGTGGttaaatcacttaacatcagtgcaaaaaaattgtttgtaaaaattaaacttgctCGAGAACTTTAAATTACCTATCACGTTTTTGAGTAGTTAGGCGTAAGGCATTGGACTAAGAGTAGATATAATTGGAGTGCCGttatacagattacagatagctACGGCTACAACAGATAGCAGTTTGAcccaaataataattacctactcaaaCTTTAGGAGATACGCTCCTAATTAAGCTATGGCTGTAAGATCCAGGTTCGTCGCCAATCAGCAAATCTCAAACAATATTATCTGCAGCAGTTTGCTAACAACTAACAAGCACGAACAAGATGGTTCCATTCCACCGTCACTTAAAATAGCCAAGTTATTTCTATTGTCTTTATAAATACAATCAGATCTTCGCGACTGTCTCAGCGTTATGAACGTTTTAACAAATAACTCTCTGCATCATTGCTGGGAGTCGTGACCCTTGCCTTTATTCATATagtggtacagttcttgcaattcacgaaggcgagtggctcatgcttgtgtttaagtcgtatcggtatgtATTGTAAGGTATAAGTACTGAaagtgtgcgtttgcgagcgcttgctcgcgactgattggtcggacatgcacgcacacttacgcaatgcccgcgtGTCCGACGTAAACACAAGTAAActtaaagtccactcgccttcgtgaattgcaagaactgtaggaGTTGGAAAAAAAAACTTCTACAAGCTTTAAAGTGCTAATAAAAATTGAGTACTTTAAAGCTTATAATTTTTGTTAGAGTCAAGTTAATGGCATTAAAATGGCAGTTGATAGAGGTTTATGTACTTAGGTAAACTTTTCTTAGTTGCAAGCGTCAGTTTGTGGCTATTGGTACTGCGGTTAACAATCGTAGATATAAGATGACACAGACTGAAATAGCAGTGGTCCCGGAGCGAGTTATTTTAGTGCGGCCATTAAACAATAGTGGAAGATTGCCGCAGCTAGTTCGCGACCTGTCGAGCGACTCGTTATAACGACATTGAGTAGCTGTGAAGCAATCCACGAACTTTTATTTCTACTATTTTACTATTTATTCTTAGCAGACTTTAATTTTCATCTTTAGTTTTACTATTTATTGTCAGTCGACTTTTTCATTTCTAGTTTTACTGGtgtagcacacgtaaggggaaaaataaaaattcacgtGGAGGAGATGAAATCGGCCAGTTTGGACGAATGTTGGTTCGATGACGGGGCCAATAATTTCATTGacttttataatagattttggACCGACTTTTTGGGTTATTGCACTAATCCCTGCAAAAAATCCCCCCATCAACGGGGATTTGTGAACTTTTCTTCCTAAAATCACCATTGACAATCTTTATGACGTGTGCGTTTCAATATTGCAATGTGTacctatgttttatttttagccgACAAGAATTGGTCACCGACTATCGGACGTAGTATCCATTAGTTTAGATATAACAGTATTATTTctatgataatatattatattgacgattcaaaagtaaagTTGTAAAAGTTGAATtgaaaaaagtaggtaagtatattatttttattttatttttatttgtatggtTTACCTGTACTTTCTGAACCGTAAACATCAGGGCACGCTTGATAGTTGAGCAGTAACCTGGAGTCTTCAGTGCAGCTTTCTATAGACGATGCCGGTATTTTGCAATCGCCGTGTCCCCTGAAATTAAAGACAAATTCTAACATTATTCTTTGCGGACTAATCTAAGGAAGTAACAGTTATCTTTGCCACGTATCGATATCGACTAAGTTTGAAACGTTGTCATCGCCATTTTCGCTTTCAACGTCgtctagaaatagaaagatagaGTAAGAAGAATAGGTAAAAATCTACCACTGCTTCAGAATGCCCACCCTAATGTGAACAACCAGGAAGAAACTTGCACGATGTAGTCTATCTTATAAGGATAATTAAGAAC
This genomic window from Maniola hyperantus chromosome 5, iAphHyp1.2, whole genome shotgun sequence contains:
- the LOC117982178 gene encoding uncharacterized protein isoform X1, which codes for MARHRPTARHFHNQPELQRGGSSGLMLRWIFLAWLASCGPLGNTVKQDGCAFPARWQGRWFQSGVIQPIMIDGAILSNKGRCLSSEGDKFLIVDEKGCYRCVVMHEKHTNVLQYKETFCHRRDALPHLCSMITGDALLYSMFRENAEPVECPLKGPFSFTYNRGHGDCKIPASSIESCTEDSRLLLNYQACPDVYGSESTVEELECLATWKEGSLRFLVGKLHHNHATSNEDRYRCFVYEKTNGIASGSSMKEGPAPAGGVEYRVAQSGDATCNGLFSATEGSRTMALKRVSVRFNCQFPSWMTFSLTWHTLDFSSNYTFYQRNATLRITNQTGAEIKVHCVYVKASSPSGNSVALVAHWQHHCATRYVCVVLYRRDTYIAELQRGTPTSRPDDACSTHHFNAVTAPYVTLVASNPESKECPYSGKYIISNHRHKRSFGMSERERNRSKRDKAMFEHNHRVNHTRLFNFSVRNMSSTPILRSRRQSEEPSCAGGVYSKLAVGCNSNKNMEFYSTCDNKEIVTVYICHGGWYENGASFVVTTPVTRDSTAARRYCFVSREPRDGALTVARSAANCERAVSDSEAMLFDAAFTGKCQDKPNGQPSVIPSAYIICVAAVILHFIIPR
- the LOC117982178 gene encoding uncharacterized protein isoform X2, with amino-acid sequence MARHRPTARHFHNQPELQRGGSSGLMLRWIFLAWLASCGPLGNTVKQDGCAFPARWQGRWFQSGVIQPIMIDGAILSNKGRCLSSEGDKFLIVDEKGCYRCVVMHEKHTNVLQYKETFCHRRDALPHLCSMITGDALLYSMFRENAEPVECPLKGPFSFTYNRGHGDCKIPASSIESCTEDSRLLLNYQACPDVYGSESTVEELECLATWKEGSLRFLVGKLHHNHATSNEDRYRCFVYEKTNASGSSMKEGPAPAGGVEYRVAQSGDATCNGLFSATEGSRTMALKRVSVRFNCQFPSWMTFSLTWHTLDFSSNYTFYQRNATLRITNQTGAEIKVHCVYVKASSPSGNSVALVAHWQHHCATRYVCVVLYRRDTYIAELQRGTPTSRPDDACSTHHFNAVTAPYVTLVASNPESKECPYSGKYIISNHRHKRSFGMSERERNRSKRDKAMFEHNHRVNHTRLFNFSVRNMSSTPILRSRRQSEEPSCAGGVYSKLAVGCNSNKNMEFYSTCDNKEIVTVYICHGGWYENGASFVVTTPVTRDSTAARRYCFVSREPRDGALTVARSAANCERAVSDSEAMLFDAAFTGKCQDKPNGQPSVIPSAYIICVAAVILHFIIPR